The Candidatus Nitrosotenuis cloacae DNA window ACCCTGCACGATATTCCCTCTTGTTTTAGGGAGTCGGCCGCATCAAGCGCCATCTTTACCGTAATGCCGCATGCTGCGACGGTGCAGTCTGCCCCGTCTCTCATCGTGATTCCCTTTCCAATTTCAAACTCTTGTGATTCGGAGTGCACGGTCGGCGTGTTGGAGCGAGTCATTCTCATGTAGAATGGGCCGTATCGTTCCGAGATCGTTCTTGTCAGCTTGCCGACGGCAACTGCGTCTGCAGGAATCAGAACCGTAAAGTGTGGAATTGCTCGCATTATCGCGATGTCCTCAATTTGCTGGTGAGAACCGCCGTCTGCACCCACAGATATTCCGCCGTGGGACACTACGAGCTTTACATCAAGACCTTTTTTCCCAAGGGGCGATGGGTATGCTATCGCATTTCTAATTTGATCAACACACCTTCCTGGAAGAAATATGGCATACGTACTTGCAAATGCAGTCTTGCCAGATATCGCAAGGCCTGCGGCGACTGAGACCAGGTTTGCCTCCGCAATTCCCACGTTGAAGAACCGGTTTGGGAACTGCTTTCCAAAGTCAGCAGTCTTTAGCGAGTCGGTCGTGTCTGCGCCAAGCACCACTATGTTCTGATTTTGCTGTCCAATTTCGACGAGTGCCTTCCCGTACGAGGTTCGCATGTCCGCCATCTGCCCTATTGAGCTCATGCGTATCCGAGCTCCTTTGCTACCTGCAACAGGTGGTTTTTCTTTTCTCCAATAACATGCAAGTCAATCCACTTTGCTACCAGATCCTTGCCTCCAAGCTCAAACGCCTTTTGAATCAGCATCCTGCGCTTTGCATATGCAAGCTTGTTCCTAAACTCGCGTATTATTCCACGGACGTCCGGTTGTCCAATGATTGCAGACCCGCCTACAAAGGCGCGGGCGCCATCTGTAAAGCAGGCACCTATGTTGTCCAGCGTGACTCCCCCGTCAGCCTCTATGTATCCGTCAAAGCTGTTCTCCAAAAGAAGCGCGTTCAGCCTCCTCATCTTTTCATGGGTCGACTCGATGTATTTTTGTCCAGACTTGCCTGGGACTACAGACATCACTATTATCTGATCAAGTTTTGGTATGAATTGCTTGGACCATTCTGGCATCTCGGTGTCGGGGTTGATTGCAAGTCCGACTCCGACTTGGCCTGCCCTCAGCACGTCGTAAATCTGGCCAAAGCTTGCCTCATCACACACCTCTGCGTGCACGGTTATGATGTCAGAGCCGGCCTCGACGTAATCCCGCACGTGCTTGACTGGCTCGTTAATCATAAGATGTGTATCAAATGGAATTACTGTGAGTGGTCTTAGCTCCCTTATCTTGGCATGATCAAATGTTTTGTTTGGTACAAACATACCGTCCATTACGTCTAGGTGGATGTAGTCTGCCCTTCCGTTGACGCATCGCTTTACCTCGTTTTCAAGATTGGTCATGTCGCCGGCAATGATGGACGGCGCAATCATAGACTGCGAGTCGATTTCCATGTCAATTATCGGCACGAACTCTTTCTTCGGGGCCTGTCCGTGCCATTTTGGGTTGTCCTCCATGTGCTCCACACCCTTGCCCTTGATTGTCCTTGCCACTATGATTGAGGGGACGCCCTTTGTCTGAGCCGCCTTTGTCAGCGCGCTGTCAAGCTGCTCGATTCTGTGCCCGTCCACATCTATTACGTTCCATCCAAACGATCTCCATTTGTCACCGACCTTCCACCTGCTTGCGTCCTTCCACATCTCAGACAGATCGTCGCCGACAAGCTCCTCGTCAAGAGGCATCACCTTTTCGGTGTAAGAGTCCTGCTGGATAAAGTTCCTATCCAGGATGGCAGTCAGGTTGTCCACCTTGTATTTTGCAGCAGTCATTGCAGCCTCCCAGACCTGGCCCTCATCCGTCTCGCCGTCGCCCATCACGGTAAAGATGCGTGAGGATCTGTTGTCAAGGCGTGCCGCAAGTGCGCTGCCGGTGGAAAATGAAAGTCCGATTCCAAGCGAGCCGCCGCAGAACTCAACTCCCGGACATTTTAGGTCGGGGTGCCCCTGCAGCCTGCTTCCAAACTGCCTTAGCGTGTCAAGCTCGTTTGCGTCAAAGTAGCCTGCAATTGCCATATTCGAGAAGAGTCCAGGTGACGCGTGGCCCTTTGAGAGCACCAGCTTGTCGCGGTCTTCCCACTGAGGGTTTTTTGCGTCGTATTTTAGGTGCTTGAAGAAAAGGCATCCCATTATCTCCGCCATCGAAAACGATCCACCAGGATGGCCCGAGCCGGCAGTCGAGGTCGCACGGATTACAAGTTTGCGTGCCCTGCGGACATTTTTTTTAATTTGGTAATAATTTAGGCCCATTTCTGATCAAAATTCAAAACTTGGCAGGTTTGCCAGCTCATAGCTTGAAGCTGACTATGGATTCAATAAAAAGCTATTTGCAAAAGTTTAATCTCAAAGATGGGTAAATCAAGTATGGATCTTCGGGATCTGGTCCCAGTTCTATTATACGACAACAAGTGCTACCTTTGCACCAAGTTTGCAAGGGCTGCAAACTTTTTGGCAGGAGGCAGGCTTTGCCTTGTGGGACACTATACTGATCTTGGAGAGAAGATTAGATCCCAGATACTTGACTCCAGCGCGCTGGAGATGTTTTGGTTCATCGACGGAAGGACTGCATTTGGGGGACGTGCAGCACTGCTCCCACTGATTTCATCCCTGCTCGGCGCCAGATCAAATAGTGCACAAGGCCGCAAGGACTTGGAATCGTGCGGAATGGAGTGCAAGACGGTAAAGGCGGCGTTCATCAGGTCCGCAAGCTTGCTCACCCACAGCAAAAAGATCACAATCAAGCCTGCAAATTAGAAAAGCTCACAACCAGATAGAGGAAGTTTACCCGCTAGTTTGATTATGTCATAACCTGGACAGCAAGCATGTCAGAAAAGCCGCCGGAGAAAAAGGGACTAATTCAAGAGTTCATAGGATTTCTCCAGACGTTTGGCGTAATCGGCCTTGCGATAGCATTTGTGATCGGTGCAGCATCATCAAAGCTTATCTCTGCGTTGGTGACCGACCTGATAAACCCTCTAATCGGCCTTGCACTGCAAGATGTGGGCGACTTGAAGAACCTCTCGTTTACCATATACAAGTCGACATTTGCGTACGGCGACTTTATTGCAAATGTAATAGACTTTCTGATAATCGCCTTTGTGGTCTTCATATTGTACAAGCAGCTCTCAAGGCTAAAACTGGTAGAGGACAAGACGAAAAAGTAGAACTCGTTTTACTAGAAACGAACAAACTCCAAGATATAAGAAAAACAGTCCCATCATACGCATTGGCGCAGGACACCCAGATAATATGCCCGAAGATAGACGAGTGCCGCGAGGTATCGCCTGCACTAATCAAGCACATACTGGTGCCGTTTGACGAGTCACAGATGTCGTACAGGGCATTTGAGTTTGCCTTGGACTTGGCAAAAAAATACAACGCCAAAATATCCATCATTACGGTGATGTTCAGCGGTGTTATGTCTAGATCCTTTATCGACATGACCAGCCACCAGAAGGTAATCGAAAACGACAAGATGAAGCAGATCAGTCACTCCTCAAAGCTGTTGCAGGACATCGCAAAAAGGTTCGGAGTCGAGGCAAAGTTTGAGGTAAAGATATCAAACAACGTCTCAGACACGATTCTGTCTTTTTCATCGCATCAGAGGGTCGGCCTCATAGTGATGGGAACTAGGGCCAGGAACAGTCCCAACAGGTTCCTCATCGGCAGCGTCGCAATCGACGTGATCCAAAAGGCAGTCTGCCCGGTAATCTTGGTAAAGTAGAAAAAATCAGTGGTGGCTATGTCCGCAGCCACAGGAGTCGTGTCCTCCGCCCATGTCGGAACCGCCTTCCTTTTTTGAGCAAGTGTTACACTTGTTAGATCCCATTGGGGAAAAGAAACTTTTTCCACATGAAACACATTTTGTATTTGACATGTCGTGTTGTGGAATGGTCGGCTATTTATCAAGTGCGATTATTTTAGCATAATCTATAATACTGAAAAAGGGGCGACCAACAAACATGACGGTAAGAACCGAGAACACAAGCCCCGAAAAGAAAAAGACCCAAGCGTTGTGCGTTTTTGTCGCAGAAAAATCAGAAGATCCGTTCGGCCTGCCAAAGATGCACCAGAAGATAGACCACACCGTAAAGCAGGTATGCAAGGAGACAAAGGGCAAGATTGGCAGCATCTCCGTAATACACACTCACCAGATGGTCCCAGCCCAGAGAATAGTCATATCAGGCATAGGGCCGAGGCACAAGGTAACGCACGAGTCCGTAAGGGTTTCAGCAGGCAGGCTCGCAAAGAGGATGTCGGAGCTTGGCATAGATGAATTTTGTATTGTAATTCCAGACAGTTTTCCGCTAAAACTTGGAATCGCCGCAGGTGCGGCAGTTGAGGGGGTCAACCTCTCGCTATATTCGTTTGACAAGTACAAATCAGACAAAAAGACAAAGCAGCCAAGCCTGACAATTCTGACAGACCAGAGCAAGACATCAGGCGCGGTATCAAAGTCAAATTCAATCTCAGACGGCGTGCTGTATGCAAGAGGAATTGCCAATTTACCGCCAAACGAGTGTAACCCGGCACATCTTGCAGGACTTGCAAAATCACTTGCCTCAAAGAACAAGCTCAGGTGCACCGTCCTATCAAAGGCGGAACTCAGGCAGAGTGGATTTGGTGGAATATCGGCAGTAGGTCAGGGAAGCAAGAACGAGCCAAAACTAATCATCATGGAATACAACGGAAAAAAGAACGAAAAGCCAACTGTCATAGTAGGCAAGGCAGTCACGTTTGACACGGGCGGCATATCAATCAAGCCGGCAGACAAAATGGACGAGATGAAGTTTGACAAGTGCGGCGGCTGCACCGTGTTCGGGATAATGAAGGCAGCATCCGACATGAAGCTGCCAGTCAATCTAGTCGGAATCGTCCCGTCTGTAGAAAACATGCCAAGCGGTGAGTCGTACAGGCCGGGCGACATCATCAAGATGTACGGTGGAAAAACCGCGGAGATTCTCAACACGGATGCTGAGGGAAGACTCATCCTCTTTGATGCACTGTCATACGGAATCAAAGCATACAAGCCAAAGGAGGTAATCGACTTTGCGACGCTTACTGGCGCATGCATCGTCGCACTCGGGACAAATGTGGCAGGCATGGTCAGCAACAACGACCGGCTTGCAAAAAAGCTGGAAGAGTCGTCACAGAGAACAGGCGAGCAGGTGTGGCGTCTGCCAATCAACGACGACTATATGGACATGATAAAGTCAGACTATGCAGAGATTAGAAATACAGGACCTGGCAGGGTGGCAGGAGCAATCACAGCTGCCGCATTTTTGGCAAGTGCCGTTGGCAACACGCCGTGGGCTCACTTTGACATTGCGGGAACCGCATGGGTGCAAACAGGAACAAAGGACAAACCATACAATCCGAAAGGCGCTACAGGATTTGGCGTCAGGCTGATTCTGGACTATCTTAGTCAGTAGCCGCGAGAGTTTCTGTCAGGTGTGCCAGAGTGCGGATTCCTAAATCCGTGCTTGTCCATCATGTGGTTCAGAAACAGAATGTCGTTTGCTATGTCCTGCCCACATACGGTGCATTTTGGCATGAAACCAGTCAGAAGTTGCGCCTTAATAGATTTTAGTAAAAGATGCCAGCACTACTGCTTCCCAAGGGCTCTCGCACCTTAGTAGCACAGTAGCGACATTGGGTTTGACTTCCAGGTTCGGAACGAGACTGGGTCGCACCCCAACGCTGTGGCCGGCTTGAAGTCACTCAATGAAATGATCTGTATTAAGATTACTCTTAGGTGCTTGAAGTATAAATTGAACAGATTAGGGATACGGTTGTGACACACCGAGTTGCCGTCCTTGACAAGGAGTTGTGCCAGCCAAAGAAATGCGGCCTGGAATGCATCAAGTACTGTCCAGTGAACAAGTCAGGAGCTGACTGCATCATACTAAACGAGGAGATAAAAAAAGCGCAGATAGACGAGAACATCTGTAATGGGTGCGGAATCTGCGTTAAGGTGTGCCCCTTTGATGCAATCACCATAGTGAACCTAGCAACGGAGCTTGCAACTGACAAGATCCACCAGTACGGCATGAACTCATTTAGGCTGTACAGACTGCCCACCCCGAAAAAAGGCGAGGTCGTAGGACTGCTAGGCAGAAACGGTATGGGAAAGAGCACCGTCGTATCCATTTTGTCAGGAAATCTCAAGCCGAACCTTGGCAACTATGAGAGCCCGCCGGAATGGGACGAGATTCTGAAATACTATGCAGGGACCGAGCTGAAGGATCATTTTGAAAAGATAAAAAACCAGAGCATCAAGGCAGCCATCAAGCCACAGCAGGTCTACAACATATCGCAGGTGTTTGACGGAACCGCAAAGGAGCTGCTCGACAAGTACGACCAGCGCGGAGTCGTATCTGACTTGGTAAAACAGCTGGATCTTGGAAATGCGATGGAGCACCACGTAAAGGAGCTAAGCGGCGGTGAGCTGCAAAGGATTGCGGTAGCAGCTGCCGCATCAAGAGAGGCAGATTTTTACTTTTTCGACGAGCCGTCATCATACAACGATGTGTTTCAGAGGAGAGGAGTTGCAAGGGTCATACACGGTCTTGCAAACATCGGCAAAAGCGTCATGGTAGTTGAGCACGACCTCACATTGCTTGACTTTCTTTCAGATTACATAGAGATACTCTACGGAGAGCCGGCAGCGTACGGGATTGTCTCAAACGTGCTGTCCACCAAGGTCGGAATCAACGTGTTCCTGGACGGATACCTGCCAAACGAGAACGTCAGATTCAGGGACAAAAAATTCAGCTTCGACGTATCCACATCACAGGACGACTTTGAGAAGGGCGAGGTCCTCATATCATACCCAAGACTGGTAAGAAAATACCCGGCATTCTCAGTTTCAGTTGAACCAGGACAGGTAAGGAGGGGCGAGGTGCTTGGAATAATGGGTGCAAATGCACTTGGCAAGACCACCATGATGAAGATGATTGCGGGAGTAGAAAAGCCAGATGAGGGAAGTGTGGACAAGGCAATCACCATATCGTACAAGCCGCAGTACATCCCAAACGACTACGACGTTGAGGTCATAGATGTTCTTGACAAGGCAAACGAGGGGCCCATAACCGGCAGCCAGGAGGAAGAGCAGATCCTGGACCCGCTAAAGATAAAAAAACTCTACAACAAATCTGTCAGGAACCTCTCAGGTGGTGAGCTGCAAAAGGTGGCAGTCGCAACATGCCTTCTCAAAAAGGCAGACGTTTACGCACTGGACGAGCCGTCCGCATTCTTGGATGTCGAGGACAGGATAGCGCTTGCCAAGTTTTTGCAAAAGTTTGTCCGCTCTTATGCCAAGTCTGCAATCGTGATAGACCACGACATACAACTGATGGACCTCATATCGGACTCGATCGTCATCTTTGAGGGCGAGTCAGGCAAGGAGGGAAGGTCGACGTCGCCGCTCTCAAAGGCGGACGCAATGAACAGATTCTTGAACTCATTGGACATCACGTTCAGGCGCGACGAGCACACGCTCAGGCCCCGGGTCAACAAGGCAGGAAGCAGACTTGACAAGCAGCAAAAGGACACCGGCAATTATTACTACAAAAAATAATCTCCGATTCCAACAGTTACTGAAGGTCTAACTTTTTGTACCCAGAATGTGCGGATTGAACACCAGACCAGATAATTATTTGGTGCACGTATACCAGACGGCGTTTAGGGCTGTCGTCAAATGACTACCGTTGTTGACCTTAAGCCTTGGATGCCAGTTTTTTACAAACTGCAAGAAAATAAATTCGCTTCAACTTTTATCACATGAATGGCCCGCATGCTAAAAAGAGCGCTAGAAGGCGTACTTACCGAACAGGAGGCGTCGGAGCTGTATTCCGCATTTGACCAAATAGGCGACATATTGATAGTTCGAATTCCAGACTCGTTATTGTCCAAAAAGAAGGTGATAGGCGAGACGCTGCTGCAGAGTGTGCACCCTGCACGATCAGTGTTCTACCAGGCCACCCCAGTCGAGGGCGACTTTAGGACAAGAAATCTGGAGGTGATAGCAGGCGAGGACAACACAGAGACAGAATACAAAGAGTATGGCTGCAGGTTCAAAGTAGACGTGGAAAAGGCGTTTTTCTCTCCGCGACTTTCCACGGAACGCGACAGGATAGCTGGTCTGATCCAGGATGGCGAGGTGGTAATCAACATGTTTGGCGGAGTCGGCATGTTCTCAATCATTGCAGCAAAAAAGAAGAGATGCACCGTATACAACATAGACCTAAACCCGTATGCCTCAAAGCTTTGCGAGGAGAACATCAGGTTGAACAAGAAGCTAAAGGGAACCGTAATCTCCATCAACGGCGATGCGGCCCAGGTGGTAAGGGAGCAGTTGCAGAACATGGGCGACCGCACGCTCATGCTCTTGCCGGAGAGATCAGACGAGTTTTTGGACTCTGCCATATCTGCCACAAAGAGCGGCGGCATAATCCACTACTACTCCCACCAGCACGCAGACAAAAGGCAAGACGCGGCGGAGCTATCAAAGCAGCATTATTTGCAGGTCACAAATGTAAAATCAGAGATAGTGGGCGGCAGAATGGTGCGCGCAGTCGGTCCTCACTACTACCAGACGGTAGTAGATGCAAAGATCACAAAATAATCACTTGTCGTCAGACAGAATCGACGATGGTGACGACTTTGTTGTCGCCATCATGTAGCCAATCCATGACACCACGCCCAGAATCCCACCTGCAATCATCAGAACAGAAAGCTGCAGGACTATCGGACTCCACTCAGAGAGCATCAACAGATACGCATACACAAAGAATCCGGCTATACATGAGACAAATATCAAAAGACCCGTAAGCTTGCGCCTTGTCATGAGCTAAACCCTTGACCTCAAGTATATGAATCTAGTATTCAAACTCTATTGCCATCAAGAATGCATCTTCGCCGTCTCGATAGTACGCCTTTAGTCTCTGCTTTATGACAAACCCGATTTTCTCATACAGCCTTACTGCATCGGTGTTGCTGCATCTGACCTCAAGGTACAACTCGTCGCATCGCTTTTCCTTTGAGCCGTTGATTGCCTCCTCGATTATTGCACGCCCAAGACCGCGGTGCCTGTGCTCCTCAAGTACCGCAACAGATACGACATGGCCTTTCTTGACAAACCCGAGCTTTTTGAAATTTGAAAACCCATATTCCGTTTTGCACATAATGTACCCGACAAGCTTGCCCTTGCTTTCTGCGACCAGAAACGCCTCTGGCATCTCCGCAAGCAGGGACTCGTAGAAATAATCAGAATAATGTTCAGGCAGCGTCTTGAGGTTTATCTCCATCACAGGAATCAGGTCGCTCAGATCACACCGCCTTACGATGTACTCGCCGACCTGTCTGTTGATGACTTGCATGTGATAAGATCGTCGCAGCTCAGATTATTTAATCTTAAAGCACGAAGGTACAAATCAATTAATGTGTACCAGCATTTTGATCTTCGATGAGTGAGCCAACGCAGGAGCAGGTTGCAGCCATAGTTTCATCAATCTTTGACGTCAGAGATGTGGTGGTTACTTTGGAGAAGATGGAATTCGAGGTCTCCGATCCGGACTTTAAGGAAAAGTTCGTTACGCTTGCCCAGAAACTGGAAGCGCTCAGGCTTGTCTGCTTTCTGAACAGGTCTGGTGGAAGGCTGCTCATACAGGTAAACAGGCTCCCGCCGGAGCGAATGGGGTTCAAGTATCTGTCAGGCGCATGGCTCCAGAGGATTCTCTTTGGAATAGTGGTCGCGTTTGTCATGGTAGACGGATTCTACCGTACGCTTGGCGCAAACTCTGTCATATTCATCGGGGATCCGTTTGACTTTGCCATTCTGTATACCGTATCGCTTGTGGGAATACTTGGAATTCACGAGGCAGGCCACCTTGTAGCGGCAAGAATACACCGTATTAGGACCTCGTGGCCCTACTTTATACCGGGCATACCGGTGATAGGAATTCCAACGTTTGGCGCCATGATCCAGTCGCGGGGCCTGACCATAAACCGCGACATATTATTTGATGTAGCGATTGCTGGCCCGCTTGCAGGACTTGCAATTGCGGTGGTGGTGTCATTTTACGGGGCGTACACGTCACCCGTGCTTGACTCAGACATGGCGCAGTACCTGACGGAAAACTCGCAGCTGCAGAGGCTGTCAGACAGCGTGCTCATGCAGGCGGCACTGTTTGCCAACGGAAAGGGAGGGCCCGACGTAGAAGTGATAATGTCGCCGATACTGTTTGCCGCATGGCTTGGATTTCTCATCACGTTT harbors:
- a CDS encoding transcriptional regulator; translation: MTRRKLTGLLIFVSCIAGFFVYAYLLMLSEWSPIVLQLSVLMIAGGILGVVSWIGYMMATTKSSPSSILSDDK
- the rimI gene encoding ribosomal protein S18-alanine N-acetyltransferase translates to MQVINRQVGEYIVRRCDLSDLIPVMEINLKTLPEHYSDYFYESLLAEMPEAFLVAESKGKLVGYIMCKTEYGFSNFKKLGFVKKGHVVSVAVLEEHRHRGLGRAIIEEAINGSKEKRCDELYLEVRCSNTDAVRLYEKIGFVIKQRLKAYYRDGEDAFLMAIEFEY
- the mscL gene encoding large conductance mechanosensitive channel protein MscL; translation: MSEKPPEKKGLIQEFIGFLQTFGVIGLAIAFVIGAASSKLISALVTDLINPLIGLALQDVGDLKNLSFTIYKSTFAYGDFIANVIDFLIIAFVVFILYKQLSRLKLVEDKTKK
- a CDS encoding transketolase family protein, translated to MSSIGQMADMRTSYGKALVEIGQQNQNIVVLGADTTDSLKTADFGKQFPNRFFNVGIAEANLVSVAAGLAISGKTAFASTYAIFLPGRCVDQIRNAIAYPSPLGKKGLDVKLVVSHGGISVGADGGSHQQIEDIAIMRAIPHFTVLIPADAVAVGKLTRTISERYGPFYMRMTRSNTPTVHSESQEFEIGKGITMRDGADCTVAACGITVKMALDAADSLKQEGISCRVIDMFSIKPIDAALLERSARETGCIVTCEEHNVMGGFGSAVSEVVSETYPVPIKRVGVQDRFGESARDSEIPLLLEKHGLTSINIAKAVKETIGRKRQ
- a CDS encoding ribulose-phosphate 3-epimerase — translated: MGLNYYQIKKNVRRARKLVIRATSTAGSGHPGGSFSMAEIMGCLFFKHLKYDAKNPQWEDRDKLVLSKGHASPGLFSNMAIAGYFDANELDTLRQFGSRLQGHPDLKCPGVEFCGGSLGIGLSFSTGSALAARLDNRSSRIFTVMGDGETDEGQVWEAAMTAAKYKVDNLTAILDRNFIQQDSYTEKVMPLDEELVGDDLSEMWKDASRWKVGDKWRSFGWNVIDVDGHRIEQLDSALTKAAQTKGVPSIIVARTIKGKGVEHMEDNPKWHGQAPKKEFVPIIDMEIDSQSMIAPSIIAGDMTNLENEVKRCVNGRADYIHLDVMDGMFVPNKTFDHAKIRELRPLTVIPFDTHLMINEPVKHVRDYVEAGSDIITVHAEVCDEASFGQIYDVLRAGQVGVGLAINPDTEMPEWSKQFIPKLDQIIVMSVVPGKSGQKYIESTHEKMRRLNALLLENSFDGYIEADGGVTLDNIGACFTDGARAFVGGSAIIGQPDVRGIIREFRNKLAYAKRRMLIQKAFELGGKDLVAKWIDLHVIGEKKNHLLQVAKELGYA
- a CDS encoding universal stress protein, giving the protein MAQDTQIICPKIDECREVSPALIKHILVPFDESQMSYRAFEFALDLAKKYNAKISIITVMFSGVMSRSFIDMTSHQKVIENDKMKQISHSSKLLQDIAKRFGVEAKFEVKISNNVSDTILSFSSHQRVGLIVMGTRARNSPNRFLIGSVAIDVIQKAVCPVILVK
- a CDS encoding ribosome biogenesis/translation initiation ATPase RLI; the encoded protein is MTHRVAVLDKELCQPKKCGLECIKYCPVNKSGADCIILNEEIKKAQIDENICNGCGICVKVCPFDAITIVNLATELATDKIHQYGMNSFRLYRLPTPKKGEVVGLLGRNGMGKSTVVSILSGNLKPNLGNYESPPEWDEILKYYAGTELKDHFEKIKNQSIKAAIKPQQVYNISQVFDGTAKELLDKYDQRGVVSDLVKQLDLGNAMEHHVKELSGGELQRIAVAAAASREADFYFFDEPSSYNDVFQRRGVARVIHGLANIGKSVMVVEHDLTLLDFLSDYIEILYGEPAAYGIVSNVLSTKVGINVFLDGYLPNENVRFRDKKFSFDVSTSQDDFEKGEVLISYPRLVRKYPAFSVSVEPGQVRRGEVLGIMGANALGKTTMMKMIAGVEKPDEGSVDKAITISYKPQYIPNDYDVEVIDVLDKANEGPITGSQEEEQILDPLKIKKLYNKSVRNLSGGELQKVAVATCLLKKADVYALDEPSAFLDVEDRIALAKFLQKFVRSYAKSAIVIDHDIQLMDLISDSIVIFEGESGKEGRSTSPLSKADAMNRFLNSLDITFRRDEHTLRPRVNKAGSRLDKQQKDTGNYYYKK
- a CDS encoding leucyl aminopeptidase, which translates into the protein MTVRTENTSPEKKKTQALCVFVAEKSEDPFGLPKMHQKIDHTVKQVCKETKGKIGSISVIHTHQMVPAQRIVISGIGPRHKVTHESVRVSAGRLAKRMSELGIDEFCIVIPDSFPLKLGIAAGAAVEGVNLSLYSFDKYKSDKKTKQPSLTILTDQSKTSGAVSKSNSISDGVLYARGIANLPPNECNPAHLAGLAKSLASKNKLRCTVLSKAELRQSGFGGISAVGQGSKNEPKLIIMEYNGKKNEKPTVIVGKAVTFDTGGISIKPADKMDEMKFDKCGGCTVFGIMKAASDMKLPVNLVGIVPSVENMPSGESYRPGDIIKMYGGKTAEILNTDAEGRLILFDALSYGIKAYKPKEVIDFATLTGACIVALGTNVAGMVSNNDRLAKKLEESSQRTGEQVWRLPINDDYMDMIKSDYAEIRNTGPGRVAGAITAAAFLASAVGNTPWAHFDIAGTAWVQTGTKDKPYNPKGATGFGVRLILDYLSQ
- a CDS encoding class I SAM-dependent methyltransferase → MLKRALEGVLTEQEASELYSAFDQIGDILIVRIPDSLLSKKKVIGETLLQSVHPARSVFYQATPVEGDFRTRNLEVIAGEDNTETEYKEYGCRFKVDVEKAFFSPRLSTERDRIAGLIQDGEVVINMFGGVGMFSIIAAKKKRCTVYNIDLNPYASKLCEENIRLNKKLKGTVISINGDAAQVVREQLQNMGDRTLMLLPERSDEFLDSAISATKSGGIIHYYSHQHADKRQDAAELSKQHYLQVTNVKSEIVGGRMVRAVGPHYYQTVVDAKITK
- a CDS encoding site-2 protease family protein, whose product is MSEPTQEQVAAIVSSIFDVRDVVVTLEKMEFEVSDPDFKEKFVTLAQKLEALRLVCFLNRSGGRLLIQVNRLPPERMGFKYLSGAWLQRILFGIVVAFVMVDGFYRTLGANSVIFIGDPFDFAILYTVSLVGILGIHEAGHLVAARIHRIRTSWPYFIPGIPVIGIPTFGAMIQSRGLTINRDILFDVAIAGPLAGLAIAVVVSFYGAYTSPVLDSDMAQYLTENSQLQRLSDSVLMQAALFANGKGGPDVEVIMSPILFAAWLGFLITFLNLLPAWQLDGGHMARALFGQKIHRIATYASVAVLFILQYQVMAIFILVFSMRNTSVRPLDDVSPLSRNRKYLYIIVIVIAILCAPVPDSIWPK